acatgagaattcacactgaagAAAAGCTACAcgcatgtgttcagtgtggaaagagtttcacaagaAAAACTGGTCTTGTGTCCCatatgagaattcacactggagaaaagccacatgtttgttttcagtgtggaaagagtttcaaaagCAAATTTAATCTAGAGGTCCATGTGACAATTCACACTGGACAGCGTCCATacacatgtgttcagtgtggaaagagtttcacaagaAAAAGTAATCTAGAGAAACACATTAGAATACACACTGGACAAAAGCTGTatgcatgtgttcagtgtggaaagagtttcaaatacaaaagtaaGCTAGAGGTccacatgagaactcacactggagagcgtccatacacatgtgttcagtgtggaaagagtttcactcaAAAAAGCAGTCTTAAGACACAcgtgagaattcacactggaaacGGCCTATACaactgtactccgtgtggaaagagtttcacacacAAAAGTCGTCTAGAGGAccacatgagaactcacactggagaaaagccgtatgcatgtgttcagtgtggaaagagtttcacataCAAAAGTGTTCTTAAGacccacatgagaattcacactggagaaaagccattcacatgtgttcagtgtgcaAAGAGtttcaaatacaaaagtaaGTTAGAGGTccacatgagaactcacactggagagcgtccatacacatgtgttcagtgtggaaagagtttcactcaAAAAAGCAGTCTTAAGACACAcgtgagaattcacactggagaaaagccttTCACCAAGTAGGGGTCTCTGCATGTCAGAGAAATGGGCGTGCCGAAGGTTCCTCACTGGTCAAAGGTGCTCCGCCTTGGCAACTGAGTTGACCAATCAGCGTTAATCACACAAATACGTCGTTTCTTTTAAATATGAAGATGGTCGCAATAAGGCATGATGCAAAATTTGCAAATTTGTGAATATAAGCCGTTAAAGACTAAATCAAAATGTATCAGACGAGCCAGTGTTTTTGCTAAATTGCTGTAATAATACATTACAGAAGGTAACTAAACAGCTCTTACTCATCTAGAAGCAGCTGTCGTTATGTTTTATGAGTATTTCAGTCTTACTGCATGTTTTTGCTTACATGCACTAAATCNNNNNNNNNNNNNNNNNNNNNNNNNNNNNNNNNNNNNNNNNNNNNNNNNNNNNNNNNNNNNNNNNNNNNNNNNNNNNNNNNNNNNNNNNNNNNNNNNNNNNNNNNNNNNNNNNNNNNNNNNNNNNNNNNNNNNNNNNNNNNNNNNNNNNNNNNNNNNNNNNNNNNNNNNNNNNNNNNNNNNNNNNNNNNNNNNNNNNNNNNNNNNNNNNNNNNNNNNNNNNNNNNNNNNNNNNNNNNNNNNNNNNNNNNNNNNNNNNNNNNNNNNNNNNNNNNNNNNNNNNNNNNNNNNNNNNNNNNNNNNNNNNNNNNNNNNNNNNNNNNNNNNNNNNNNNNNNNNNNNNNNNNNNNNNNNNNNNNNNNNNNNNNNNNNNNNNNNNNNNNNNNNNNNNNNNNNNNNNNNNNNNNNNNNNNNNNNNNNNNNNNNNNNNNNNNNNNNNNNNNNNNNNNNNNNNNNNNNNNNNNNNNNNNNNNNNNNNNNNNNNNNNNNNNNNNNNNNNNNNNNNNNNNNNNNNNNNNNNNNNNNNNNNNNNNNNNNNNNNNNNNNNNNNNNNNNNNNNNNNNNNNNNNNNNNNNNNNNNNNNNNNNNNNNNNNNNNNNNNNNNNNNNNNNNNNNNNNNNNNNNNNNNNNNNNNNNNNNNNNNNNNNNNNNNNNNNNNNNNNNNNNNNNNNNNNNNNNNNNNNNNNNNNNNNNNNNNNNNNNNNNNNNNNNNNNNNNNNNNNNNNNNNNNNNNNNNNNNNNNNNNNNNNNNNNNNNNNNNNNNNNNNNNNNNNNNNNNNNNNNNNNNNNNNNNNNNNNNNNNNNNNNNNNNNNNNNNNNNNNNNNNNNNNNNNNNNNNNNNNNNNNNNNNNNNNNNNNNNNNNNNNNNNNNNNNNNNNNNNNNNNNNNNNNNNNNNNNNNNNNNNNNNNNNNNNNNNNNNNNNNNNNNNNNNNNNNNNNNNNNNNNNNNNNNNNNNNNNNNNNNNNNNNNNNNNNNNNNNNNNNNNNNNNNNNNNNTTTAACAGATCCTCGGTTTttgttgcaaaataaaaatcaacataGAGAGAAAAAGTAACATACCGAGAAAGCATGTTGAGAAAACAATAAGATCGGACAGAGGTCAAGATCCAGTGTAAGATAACACCAAATtattaattttaaaacattagcaAAGAGAATAGTTTAACTTAATGTGAAACATGGAATCCACAAATGTTTGGTGGTTTTATCAGAAAAATAACAAAGAGATGAACtggattataaaaaatattttatttttaaaatgtaatttaaatgtatataaactatttaaataatgtttatttttatttaattggaatacaacattttcaaaataacacTTTAATTTTAACATCAACCAGGGGtacgtttcccgaacaacgagcAGAGCTagttgaccaccatagtacgatggatcattggggaaattaacgatgtagttacgactgtttcccgaaaccgtagtaactctgtcagagatcaatcgtttgaaccaAATTGGTTcggcaatctagttgatgacgccatacaggtggtggagtaatgacgtctactacTAAAAACGTTCCAATCTAATTAATGcaaaattcttgctgtaaataacatacattgcatttaacggCGACTTTAGTTATCCTATTTCATTATCTGTTgtttatttcacgatatttcattcattcataagtttcctccaacgtcactccgcccagggattcccaaGGGTCCTGGTGCACGTAAGATCGTACGCATGcgcactttaaaaaaacagcgcttgtatattcttaacaaactaaaagatgtcaaattaaatttgtttatatttcgaATTATGGAtaaagaatgcactgcatgttgcttgcttagtttgctcaaaggcatgatgcatgtaagtctacatgtcataataaaaaggaactatgcttctaaccacagctaaagagctgtagttccaaccacgcaactttgcgatgctgtttgcgattgatcgttggaacgatggtttcgggaaacacttaaatcgttgaactatgctggaacgacggaacttgcgactatagttggctaacgatgcttttgggaaacacacCCCTGATTGGCactgaatatttaaaaaaaacattttaacaccAATCTTATTCACATGCAACCTCCACCAACCCTGTGTCTGGGGCGTATTTTTAACAAAAGGTGATGGCCGCTGCAGTGTTTGCCATAATCACCTCAggacccctgaggtgattacgtcacattaacgacatcagcaaccgcattaggttaggtgcagcaagtcAATTTACCGCAACACGTTAAACATTCCCAtatgtgcacgcagattatttttcaggctttaaatTAAGGATATTTTGGTTGGTTAATATCAaccaaagacaacgcagggaggccagcggaggaTGGCGGACAAGTGCCGCAGTCAGAAAGGCCATCGACCTCAGGTACAAAAAGAGACTGCCGTTTGCATGAAAAGGACATGTATCAGCGCTCGAATCAGTTTGATAAAATGTGAcctgtagtaatagttcatggtttatgtataacaacaagtcAAGTAATTAGCAaattactataaaataatattatgttcgACTGTGTTCTTTTGCGTTGTCAGTGTGTTTGGATATAGACCTAATAAGTGCATGTGAGCAGTTGCGGGCaacgtttgtatactttaaccacctccgaggatatGGTGTCTCAAGTCACTgacactgttattttggggttcgtgggctgaaaagtttgggaacccctgtttTAAGGTAAATTAACATATTGGTAAATGAATATTAAGctaaatgaatatataaatgtctAAGACATGTCAGTATGAATGCAAAAAACAATTGTTGAGTTCTGAACAATAAAAGGTCTCAAATGGAAAGATAGGCTTTCAACAGGAATGACCTGCCAAGTCTATGTATGTCTAACCGCAGTTTCCCTAGAAAACAGTTTGCTGATTGTGCAgtgatttgacatttattgGAAGGTAGCAGCCAGGTTGATCACAGCTCGACTACAATATATGATTATTGGTTTTCACTAAACCACCAAAATTTAAACTAAACCTTTCATGTCACAGTGATGTGCCACTGTGTCATCAGTGTACATGGAGCTTGGTGAAGGCAAGCTTTCCCTTCTCCCCCTTCCTATTGAAACTGGCCATGACCTCAGATTCGTCTTTAACCTGTGGTACAAGAGGAATAATTGATTATACATGACACATTATGAACCAGTTGTTAtagtttgtgctatgttcattATAATTAGGGTTGGAAACTGAGAACTGTTTCTAATATAGAACCAGAtcagtttttttaaaagaacCGGAACCGTACGCAAGTTTTAAGATTCGGTTCCGAAAGCGGTTCTGGTGCAACGCGTGGCCAAACTGTGAGCAGCTTTGCACAGCTGTTCCCTGAGATTTCTCCTCCTTCTGACAATCCTAGGTAAAGTCCTGATTATCTTTTTTTGAGCAAAGTTTCCCAGAGCTATGTCAAAACCTTTTACATACGACGCCATCTTGGCCCCGCCCACCTTACCtgtagagggtatgcattgacgtcactctAAGACACGCTCCCCTggataggagaaacaaagatgCTGGGACTAAagcacgcaattatttgctgaacttacaagcagctggactcgacggtgagcCTTGCGGCTTCACtttgacttacaaaggaatcaggtgttcctggacactgaaatgttgcgcggaattgcatttcctgatattgtaagcattCGCTTTGCTGGGGCGTGCtccggcgtgctcacgtggtaaagtgaTGACACATCCATACCCTCTATATTCATTCGTGCGGGTAACTAAATAAACAGTTCCCTTTCGAGAGAGGTCTCTCTACATTGCGTGAAACGCTAGGGGAATCCCCTTCTCCAACCTTTACTGAATCCTTATTGAATAAcgccagtgaaaataaaatgtaactggccAATGCCGGTAAAGACGGCGCTTAGTGGCGTGCGCCACCCCTATATAACTCGCCGTCTGGACCGCATTCCTCAGAATCTTTCTCCTTCACTCACCTTTTGCATGCTGTTGAGGATACGCTTCAGAGAAGAGGACTTCATCGGATCCTTCTGCTCGTGTGTTCTGGTATGCCGATATGCAATTTATGTTCGGGGCCCATCGACCCGCAGGACACGCACTCACACTGCGTGCTCTGCCTGGGTCTGGCCCATGCAGAGGGGGCTATCTCTGAGTCTAACTGCCAGCACTGCGAAGACCTTTCGGTGCGGGTGCTTAATGCTCGGAGAGTCACCGCCCTCAGAGATTTTGTTAGGCAGCGTCCCGCCGCCGCCAGGGGACCGCCGCCCCTCCCCCCCTCTATTCGGGGACGCTGTGGATGCCGTCATCCAGCGTTTCACGGAGGACCAGAAGCGCTCGCGCGCTATGAGCCAGGTACTCCCCAGACGCCCCGCCCAGCTGTCTTCGCATCACCGATCCTCATCTGTCGTGCCGGTCGTCGAAGCGCCGAGAGACCGCGGATAGAATCAGCCCTAGCTGTCACGGTCACGCACTCTGGCAGGGCTCTCCGAACCAGGCGTTCGTCCCAGCTCACCAAGAGAACCAGCGGTTCGCCCCAAACAGTGGCGAGACATGCCCAGGAAGCGCCACGGCCCGGGGAAGGATCGTCGCCCAAGGGGAGGTTCGGGTCGGTGGCCGAAGCCGAGTTCCTGACGAGTTCGCTGGGAGGAGGAACGTGCTCGACGGGGGACCTCCCGCGAAGAGTCCGAGGTTCTCGTCTGTCCCCCTAGCGGTTGCGGGCGACACAGAGAACGATTATGTTATGTAGTGTTTGtgtcaaatgtaataaaaatgcacacattttcaCAATCAGAGCATCTTCCTCCTCTGATGACGCAGCAAGCTCGCCGCCTCCGTGCCGCGAGCTGCTGTTGTCTCATCCTGTGCCAAGCTGGTTGACCCCCGGCTTTACGGCGATGCACCAATCCCGCCTTATGTCCCTGCTCATACTCTGGTTACCGCGAGTCAAACTCTCTGCGGACTCGGAGCGGCGGTCGCTGCTGATGCTCTACAGCCGCCTATTTTGTCGTTCCAAAGAGAATGGGGGCTTCCGGCCATTTAGACCTGAGACCCATCAATCGTGCGCTGTACAAACGCGCTTTCAGAATGTTGACGATAAAACAGATCCTCGCGCAGACTCGCCCGGGGACTGGTTTATTTCAGTGGATCTAAAAGATGCATACTTTCATGTTCAAATAGCCCCTCGCCACAGGCGCTTTCTGAGGTTGCATTCGAGGGCACCGCGTACCATTCATGGTGCTCCCCTTCGGGCTGGCGTTAGCTCCGCGCACTTTTACAAAGATAGTGGATGCGGCTTTATCCCCTCTGAGAGCGAGCGGTATGCGCATTCTGAATTATTTGGACGATTGGCTAGTTTTGCCCACTCGCAAGAGATGCTCGATGCCCATGCATGCAGGCTCCTTTCGCACATGAAACCTTGGGGCTGTGTGTGAACAGACAGAAGAGCGTGCTTCTCCCCAGCCGGTCGATCGTGTATTTGGGAGTGTGCTTAGACTCGATCACCATGCGCGCTCATCTGAGCCCAGAGCGCTCAACGTATCACGTCGACCTTGAGCTTTTCAGTCTGGGACGTCCGTCTCGCTAAAAGTGTTCAGAGGCTTCTGGGCTGATGGCGTCAGCAACGCAGTGTGCCACCTCGGTTTGTTGTTCATGCtcccctccagctctggctgAGGTCCCGCGTGCCGAGAAATGCTTGGTTAGGGGGCATCGAGAGTCCGGTAACACGCGATGTCTAAACACCCTGAAGCCTTGGCGCAACCCGACATGTATCGCCGCGGCGTCCAGTTGGGTCCTATCACAGGGCAGAAAGTGGTTATACGAGACGCGTCTCTGACGGATGGGGAGCCCTGTGCGAGGCGCCCCGGCCTCGGGCTCCTGGCTGGAGTCAGAGAGACAGTGGCATATCAACCACTTAGAGTTGAAAGCGGTTTTCTTGGCCCTCAAGTGCTTTCTCCCGCAGATCGAGTCGCAACATGTACTGATTCGTACGGACAACACGTCAGTAGTGTCATACATAAATCGACAGGGCGGTGTCCGTTCACGAGCCCTCTTCGAGCAGGCGGTGCAACTCCTCCTTTGGGCCGATCGTCACCTGCTCTCCATCAGGGCGATGCATGTGCCAGGTCAGATGAACTGTGGAGCGGACATGCTGTCGAGGGACGGGCCCCCTCACAGGGAATGGAGGTTGAACCCTCAGTCAGTAAACTTGATCTGGGATCGGTTCGGAAAAGCGGATGTCGATCTTTTCGCGACGGAGAAGAATACGCATTGCCCTCTGTTCTTCTCCCTGTCGAGCTCCCCGCTGCAGGGGGACACGCTCATGAGCCCGTGGCCGAGAACCAGCCTCTATGCGTTTCCACCAGTGAAGATTTTACCGTTGGTGCTATGCAAAATCAGAACAGAGAAAGCTGCCGTGACGCCGATCGCCGCTCCCTCTACGAGGCGACTTTACGCTTTTAAATGGCCGGATTTTGTAAAATGGTGTGGGGAAAACGGGCTCAATCCGGAGCTATGCCCCGTATCTGACATTCTAGCCTTTCTGCAGCAGCGCTTGGAGGCCGGCAGCTCGCCGTCTACGCTGAAAGTTTATGTCGCTGCCATTGCCGCTTTTCACCCTCCGATTGACGGTCGCTCGGTAGGCAAGCATACTTGGGTGGTGAGATTTTTACGGGGCGCGAGATGACTAAACCCCCCTCGCCCTCCTTCGGTGCCGCCCTGGGACCTAACCTTGGTTTTAAAGGTGCTTTCACTTCCTCCGTTCGAGCCCTTGCAATCATCGGGACTGCAGGAGCTCTCCCTAAAAACCGTCCTACTGCTTGCACTTGTGTCTGCTAAGCGTGTAGGGGACATACACACGCTGTCTATCGAT
This window of the Triplophysa rosa unplaced genomic scaffold, Trosa_1v2 scaffold25_ERROPOS5509801+, whole genome shotgun sequence genome carries:
- the LOC130550224 gene encoding gastrula zinc finger protein XlCGF26.1-like isoform X1, with the protein product MCDAEFIKEESEDMSVTDTSTMRNEDAAEQRGLFLQATLEKQVMCDAEFIKEESEDMSVTDTSTMRNEDAAEQRDLMELEETTVSVCPHCGKRLGSEEQLVKHIRIHTEEKPFTCPQCGKSFSRKSYFKTHIRIHTEEKPFTCVQCGKSFTNKSHLEDHMRIHTGEKPFTCVQCGKSFTQRSVLKTHMRIHTGEKPFTCVQCGKSFTQRSVLKTHMRIHTEEKLHACVQCGKSFTRKTGLVSHMRIHTGEKPHVCFQCGKSFKSKFNLEVHVTIHTGQRPYTCVQCGKSFTRKSNLEKHIRIHTGQKLYACVQCGKSFKYKSKLEVHMRTHTGERPYTCVQCGKSFTQKSSLKTHVRIHTGNGLYNCTPCGKSFTHKSRLEDHMRTHTGEKPYACVQCGKSFTYKSVLKTHMRIHTGEKPFTCVQCAKSFKYKSKLEVHMRTHTGERPYTCVQCGKSFTQKSSLKTHVRIHTGEKPFTK
- the LOC130550224 gene encoding gastrula zinc finger protein XlCGF26.1-like isoform X2, whose product is MCDAEFIKEESEDMSVTDTSTMRNEDAAEQRDLMELEETTVSVCPHCGKRLGSEEQLVKHIRIHTEEKPFTCPQCGKSFSRKSYFKTHIRIHTEEKPFTCVQCGKSFTNKSHLEDHMRIHTGEKPFTCVQCGKSFTQRSVLKTHMRIHTGEKPFTCVQCGKSFTQRSVLKTHMRIHTEEKLHACVQCGKSFTRKTGLVSHMRIHTGEKPHVCFQCGKSFKSKFNLEVHVTIHTGQRPYTCVQCGKSFTRKSNLEKHIRIHTGQKLYACVQCGKSFKYKSKLEVHMRTHTGERPYTCVQCGKSFTQKSSLKTHVRIHTGNGLYNCTPCGKSFTHKSRLEDHMRTHTGEKPYACVQCGKSFTYKSVLKTHMRIHTGEKPFTCVQCAKSFKYKSKLEVHMRTHTGERPYTCVQCGKSFTQKSSLKTHVRIHTGEKPFTK